CGCAAGGCAGGCATCTCGCGGATCCGCTTCCGCGAGCTCGCGCACAAGGGGCATCTGCCGGGGATCACCAAGTCGAGCTGGTGAGGGGTGGTCGGGCCCCGGGGCAGAATCCCGCCGTGGAGGAAGCCCCGGGACCGCCTCACCGACGACGCACGAGAACCACCGAGTCCTCCAACGTCGCGGGCTCGCCGGTCGGGCTGGTCACCGGGCGCTGCCGGTGCTCGACCACGACGCTCTCCCAGAGGTCCTCGGAGAGGTCGAGGGCGTCCAGTTCCTCCTTGGCGTCGAGGAAGCGGTGCTCGTGCACGGCGGCATCGGCCCACGACGGCGGCGCTGCGTGGGAGGTGATGAGGAGGTGGCCGCCGGGGTTCACCAGGCGGGCCGCCTCGCGCAGGATGTCGGTGCGGGGCAGCTCGACGGGTGACTGGAAGAAGCTCGCGGTGACCAGGTCGTAGCCGCGAGGTCCGTCGAGCCCGGACAGCCCGGCCAGGTCGGCCGCGACGAACCGCGCCTGCTCTTCGGGCAGGTCGGCCGCCCGAGCGGCCTCGGTCGCGCGGGCGGCGGCGTTGGTGGAGATGTCGATGCCGGTGGCCCGCCATCCTTGCTGGGCGAGCCAGATCACGTCGCCGCCTTCGCCGGAGCCCAGGTCGAGCGCGGTGCCGGGTTGGAGGGTGGCGGCGATGTCGGCCAGGACTGCGTTGACGTTTCCGGACCAGACCTTGTCGCCGGCGTACCTCTCCTCCCAGAACCGGACCGGATCGGCCCGATCGGCCCGATCGGCCCGATCGACCGGCTCGACCGGCTCGACCGGCGCGGCCGTCGCAGCGACGGCCCGGTCGAACTCCTCGGTGACCAGGGCCATGTTGACCACGCTGCCGGCCATGGTGCCGGCGCTCATGCTGATCGGCACGTTGGCCATCGGGTTGGCGACGTTGCCGACCGCCCAGATCCGGTCGCTGCTGGTCTTGCCGGTCGCGTCGACGGCGAGGAAGCTGCCGACGGGGGAGTCGCTGCGCTCCAGGCCGAGGTGGGTCAGGAACCTGTCGTGCGGGCGCAGGGTGCCGGCGGTGAAGATGGCGCCGACCTCGGTCAGCGTGTCGTCGGCGGTGCGTACGGCGGTGACCTGGTCGCCGTCGCCGAGCACCTCGACGACGGGGGAGGGCACCAGCGTGATCCCGCGCGCCAGCAGCCGCTCTTCGTCGGCGGGCTCGAGCGGCCCGAGGCCGGCGGAGAAGACGACGACGTCGTCGCTCCACTGCCGCAGCAGCTGTGCCTGGTGCATGCCCATCGGTGAGGTGGTCAGGATGCCGATACGCCGATCGCGCACCTCCCAGCCGTGGCAGTAGGGGCAGTGCAGCACGGTGGTGCCCCAGCGCTCGGCCAGCCCGGGGACGTCGGGGAGGTCGTCGCTGACCCCGGTTGCCACGATCGCGGTGCGGCCGGTGATCACCTCGCCGCCCTCCAGGAGAACGCTCACCCCGTTGCCGTGCTCGTGCTCGGTCTCGTCGAGGCGCTCCACGCGGCCGCTGCGCGTCTTCACGCCGTACGCCGCCAGCTCCTCGTGGCCCTTGCGCAGCAGCTCGGCGGGGTCGATGCCCTCGTGGCCGAGCACGCCGTGCATGTGTGCGGCGAAGCGGTTGCGGGGCAGGCCGGAGTCGACCACGAGGGTCTTGCGGCGGGCGCGGCCCAGCATGAGGGCGGCGGAGAGACCGGCGGCGCCGCCGCCGATCACGATCGTGTCGAAGTGTTCTGTCTGTTCGCTCATGTCTCCAGTTCAGTGGCACAATGGCGAAACGGCAAGGATTCTTGCAGATATGGCAAATGAGAGGTGAGCCACATGATCGACGAGCTCAAGCAGGTCGGTCCGCGGATCCGGGCGATCCGCCACAGCAGGGGGTGGACGCTCGACGAGCTGGCGAGCCGCGCGGGGATGTCGCCGAGCACGCTCTCCCGCTTGGAGTCGGGCAAGCGTCAGGCGAGCCTCGAGCTGCTCATCCCGCTCACCCGGCATCTCGGGGTGGGGCTCGACAGCCTGGTGACACCCTCGGTGCCCGATCCCAGGGTGCGCAGGCCCGAGATCCGCCGCGACGGCATGGTGATCGCCCCGATGACTCCCGAGGGCTCGCCGATGAACACCTTCAAGATCACCTTCGAGCCGGTCACGGAGGTGCCCGAGCCGCGCGTGCACGACGGCTACGAGTGGCTCTACGTGATCTCCGGCAAGCTGCGCCTGCTCCTGGGTGACCGCGACCTGGTGCTGACTCGCGGGGAGGCGGCCGAGTTCGACACTCGGGTGCCGCACGCGATGTTCGCGACCGGATCGCGACCGGCGCAGGTGCTGAGCATCTTCAACAGCGAGGGCGTGCGCATGCACACCCATACCGCGGAAAGCTGAGCGCGGGCCGATGTGACCAGGTGGCCGATCCCGTGTGTAAGATGAGAATCGTTATCATTAATGACAATGGGAGGTCCCCATGAAACCAGGCATCCACCCCGTCTCCGGGCACGTCGTCTTCCGTGACCGCTCGGCCGACGCGCTCTTCCTGATGCGGTCGACGATCTTCGACCGTGTCACCGACGACCACGAGCGACTGACCTGGACGGACGGCACGTCCTATCCGGTCATCGATGTCGACGTCTCCAGCGCCAGCCACCCGTTCTGGACCGGCCGCGGCCGCGTGGTCGACACCGAGGGCCGTGTCGAACGGTTCAAGCGTCGTTACGGGCGCGGCCGATGATCGCCCCGCGTCCCCGGTCCGCGCGCAACCGCGAGCGGACACCGGTGATCCTGGTCAGCGGCGTGGAGGAGAGCTCGATGCTCTCGGCGACGATCTCGCTCCAGTTCGGCCTCCCCGACACCGTCATCGTGCGCCACGCCATCGACCCCGAGCGCCAGCTGCTCACCCGCATCGTCAGCGACCTCACCGGTGTGATCGAGCACGAGGAGATCGGTCTCGCCCACGCCTGCGTCGCCTGCGCCATCCGTGAGGACATCGTGCCCACCCTGGAGCGCCTCGCCTCCCAGGGCCGCTGGCGCAGCGTCGTGGCCTGCCTCCCGGTCGCCGCCGAGGCGATCCAGGTGTGCCGGGTGCTCGCCTGGGCGCCCCGGATGGCGCCGCACATCACCATCGCGGCCGTCGTCGCGGCCCTCGACGGCACCACCGTCGCCGACGACCTGCTCGGCCCCGACCTTCTCGACGAGCGCGGCCTGGCCACCTCTGAGGACGACCGCCGCGGCGTCGCCGAGGTCGCCGGCGCGATCGTGGAGTACGCCGACGTCGTCTGCCTCACCGAGCCGCCCGAACCCGAGGAGCAGTCGCTGGTCGCGACCCTCGCCCAGCCGCGTACGCCGGTGGTGACCGATCCCTCGCTCCTCGACGCCGCCGGCCTGGTCGCCGGCGTCCACCGCCACCACGCGGTGGA
The sequence above is drawn from the Nocardioides albertanoniae genome and encodes:
- a CDS encoding type B 50S ribosomal protein L31, yielding MKPGIHPVSGHVVFRDRSADALFLMRSTIFDRVTDDHERLTWTDGTSYPVIDVDVSSASHPFWTGRGRVVDTEGRVERFKRRYGRGR
- a CDS encoding GTP-binding protein, producing the protein MIAPRPRSARNRERTPVILVSGVEESSMLSATISLQFGLPDTVIVRHAIDPERQLLTRIVSDLTGVIEHEEIGLAHACVACAIREDIVPTLERLASQGRWRSVVACLPVAAEAIQVCRVLAWAPRMAPHITIAAVVAALDGTTVADDLLGPDLLDERGLATSEDDRRGVAEVAGAIVEYADVVCLTEPPEPEEQSLVATLAQPRTPVVTDPSLLDAAGLVAGVHRHHAVEAWVAEVRREPLPPLPEGGAWRLDLRSERPIHPMRFQDELETLGGGPRRSRGCFWVPTRPDDICVWDGAGGQASVGSTMKWGRSARLTRIVVMGLDEESAEISGAFERALLTDTEIAQRGQIWEESWDGLEDWLGPIGRAA
- a CDS encoding helix-turn-helix domain-containing protein, with translation MIDELKQVGPRIRAIRHSRGWTLDELASRAGMSPSTLSRLESGKRQASLELLIPLTRHLGVGLDSLVTPSVPDPRVRRPEIRRDGMVIAPMTPEGSPMNTFKITFEPVTEVPEPRVHDGYEWLYVISGKLRLLLGDRDLVLTRGEAAEFDTRVPHAMFATGSRPAQVLSIFNSEGVRMHTHTAES
- a CDS encoding bifunctional NAD(P)/FAD-dependent oxidoreductase/class I SAM-dependent methyltransferase, whose amino-acid sequence is MSEQTEHFDTIVIGGGAAGLSAALMLGRARRKTLVVDSGLPRNRFAAHMHGVLGHEGIDPAELLRKGHEELAAYGVKTRSGRVERLDETEHEHGNGVSVLLEGGEVITGRTAIVATGVSDDLPDVPGLAERWGTTVLHCPYCHGWEVRDRRIGILTTSPMGMHQAQLLRQWSDDVVVFSAGLGPLEPADEERLLARGITLVPSPVVEVLGDGDQVTAVRTADDTLTEVGAIFTAGTLRPHDRFLTHLGLERSDSPVGSFLAVDATGKTSSDRIWAVGNVANPMANVPISMSAGTMAGSVVNMALVTEEFDRAVAATAAPVEPVEPVDRADRADRADPVRFWEERYAGDKVWSGNVNAVLADIAATLQPGTALDLGSGEGGDVIWLAQQGWRATGIDISTNAAARATEAARAADLPEEQARFVAADLAGLSGLDGPRGYDLVTASFFQSPVELPRTDILREAARLVNPGGHLLITSHAAPPSWADAAVHEHRFLDAKEELDALDLSEDLWESVVVEHRQRPVTSPTGEPATLEDSVVLVRRR